Proteins from one Pseudomonadota bacterium genomic window:
- a CDS encoding MerR family transcriptional regulator, with protein sequence MTADPWPYSLEALCSETVRCLEHYGLRDSASDQRVSAAPDGRTVRYYTSLGLLDRPQIEGRQARYSARHLVQLLAVKALQSQDLALADIQKRLYGRSEPELLAIIEAAAISRTPTQPAFTPVVWREITIEPGLKIMVEDGWTLPDDSARLEARLLAALEALRERPSHPHLRQKS encoded by the coding sequence ATGACCGCCGACCCCTGGCCCTACTCCCTGGAAGCCCTCTGCAGCGAGACCGTGCGGTGCCTCGAGCACTACGGCCTGCGCGACAGCGCTTCCGATCAACGGGTGTCTGCGGCGCCGGACGGGCGCACCGTCCGCTACTACACCAGCCTCGGCCTGCTCGACCGCCCGCAGATCGAGGGGCGGCAGGCCCGCTACAGCGCGCGTCACCTCGTGCAGCTGCTCGCCGTCAAGGCGCTTCAGTCGCAAGACCTCGCCCTCGCCGACATCCAGAAACGCCTCTATGGACGTTCAGAGCCCGAGCTGCTGGCGATCATCGAGGCCGCCGCCATCTCGCGAACCCCCACCCAACCCGCGTTCACGCCCGTGGTGTGGCGCGAGATCACCATCGAGCCCGGCCTCAAGATCATGGTCGAAGACGGCTGGACCCTCCCAGACGACAGCGCGCGCCTCGAGGCGCGCCTGCTCGCGGCGCTGGAAGCGCTGCGCGAGCGCCCCTCGCACCCCCACCTCAGACAGAAATCGTGA